Proteins encoded by one window of Ignavibacteriota bacterium:
- a CDS encoding nuclear transport factor 2 family protein has protein sequence MTKKEIAEAFSNGNFELTYPYLSENVQWTVVGEDYFNGKKAVIDNCRQVARYFNSVTTNFITVNVIADNNRVAVSGTAEFIRDGKTVNFISACDIYEFNCNNELTTITSYCIQKQMANQ, from the coding sequence ATGACTAAGAAAGAAATAGCAGAAGCATTTTCAAATGGAAATTTTGAATTGACATATCCCTATTTGTCAGAGAATGTACAATGGACTGTAGTTGGTGAAGATTATTTTAATGGAAAGAAAGCCGTAATTGACAACTGTAGACAAGTTGCCCGTTATTTCAATTCGGTGACTACAAACTTCATAACTGTAAATGTTATAGCAGACAACAACCGAGTTGCAGTTAGTGGAACAGCAGAATTTATCCGTGATGGAAAGACAGTGAATTTTATTTCTGCCTGTGATATTTATGAGTTCAACTGCAACAACGAATTGACTACAATAACTTCGTACTGCATTCAGAAGCAAATGGCGAACCAGTAA
- a CDS encoding acyl-CoA mutase large subunit family protein translates to MSEENKRFFEEFDFPNYDDWKNAAVSALKGVPFEKVMFTPTYEGITLKPIYNKEDIENIPHISQDFPGFNPYSRGGSVSGYKLNDFEISQNIPYPITNDFNEALKNDLSRGQNSIRINLDKAAAMHEDFTDDDLSGINLCISNLDDLKSALKDIELSKFPVNIDAGIAALPAFVSLISAAINSKELKGTLNFDFITEFTKEGNLPDNFDKFISEMSAVTKYANVNMPDFRTIAISGYEWHNAGANAVQELAVSISLGVFYIRQLLEKGLTIDEISPKISFSLAIGINFFMEISKFRAFRIIWSKIIKEFGGNEESQKVHIHAVTSEREHTKLDPYVNMLRATSQVFSAITGNCDSITVNHFDKEFGLPNGFSRRTARNTQNVIKYESHLDDTIDPAAGSYYIESLTEQLIKSAWNEFITIENNGGIISEIKSSSIQNKIEANFNKRLENIAFRKDIIVGVNKYANIHEKPVETTLDFDRNKLTEYVKSFDSYIQNRNTENIDNLLDEFEEKFNNDEIQSISIAADALKAGATLAELYNSIPFDAPEFNEVTPIYLRRSSEVLEEMREVISDYIALNGKNPQLDFVCFGALRDWKARADFSNDFFSVGGFSNKIYDGLSSADEAISKIDFSLKRIIVVCSTDDKYAEFLTEFAQKVKSANSENFVILAGYPKDMIDTYKAAGVDMFIHVKANIIECLREIYEVSGLTK, encoded by the coding sequence ATGTCTGAAGAAAATAAAAGATTTTTTGAAGAATTTGATTTTCCAAACTATGATGATTGGAAAAATGCCGCTGTTTCGGCACTAAAAGGAGTACCTTTTGAGAAGGTAATGTTTACACCTACTTATGAGGGAATTACTCTGAAACCTATTTATAATAAAGAGGATATTGAAAATATTCCTCATATTTCTCAGGATTTTCCGGGATTTAATCCCTATTCACGAGGTGGCTCTGTTTCAGGATATAAGCTGAATGATTTTGAAATCAGTCAGAATATCCCTTATCCGATTACAAATGATTTTAATGAGGCATTAAAAAATGATTTAAGCCGCGGGCAAAATTCTATCAGAATCAACCTTGATAAAGCCGCTGCTATGCACGAGGATTTTACTGATGATGATTTATCGGGCATTAATCTTTGTATATCAAATCTTGATGATTTAAAATCTGCATTGAAAGATATTGAATTAAGTAAATTTCCAGTTAATATTGATGCAGGAATTGCTGCATTGCCTGCCTTTGTTTCGCTTATTTCAGCAGCAATAAATAGCAAAGAATTAAAAGGGACGCTTAATTTTGACTTCATTACTGAATTTACAAAAGAAGGAAATTTACCTGATAATTTTGATAAATTTATTAGTGAAATGTCCGCAGTTACTAAATATGCTAATGTTAATATGCCGGATTTCAGAACAATAGCAATCAGCGGTTATGAGTGGCACAATGCAGGTGCCAATGCCGTTCAGGAACTTGCTGTTTCAATATCTCTCGGGGTATTTTATATTCGTCAATTACTTGAAAAAGGGCTTACAATTGATGAAATCTCACCAAAAATAAGTTTCTCACTTGCAATCGGAATTAATTTCTTCATGGAAATATCAAAATTCCGTGCTTTCAGAATTATCTGGAGTAAAATCATTAAAGAATTTGGTGGAAATGAGGAATCGCAAAAAGTTCATATTCACGCTGTTACATCAGAACGCGAGCATACTAAACTTGACCCTTATGTAAATATGCTTCGTGCTACAAGTCAGGTATTCTCTGCGATTACGGGTAATTGCGATTCAATTACAGTTAATCATTTTGATAAAGAATTTGGCTTGCCAAACGGCTTTTCACGCAGAACTGCCCGCAACACTCAAAATGTCATAAAATATGAATCACATCTTGACGATACAATTGATCCCGCAGCCGGTTCATACTACATAGAATCACTTACAGAGCAATTGATTAAATCTGCTTGGAATGAATTTATTACTATTGAAAATAACGGCGGAATTATCTCTGAAATCAAATCAAGTTCAATCCAAAACAAAATAGAAGCAAATTTCAACAAGCGACTTGAGAATATTGCTTTCAGAAAAGATATTATTGTCGGAGTGAATAAATATGCAAATATTCACGAAAAACCAGTCGAAACTACTTTAGATTTTGATAGAAATAAATTGACCGAATATGTAAAATCATTTGATAGTTATATACAAAACAGAAATACTGAAAATATTGATAATTTACTTGATGAATTTGAAGAAAAATTTAATAATGATGAAATACAGTCAATTTCAATAGCTGCCGATGCTCTTAAAGCAGGTGCCACGCTTGCTGAACTTTATAATTCAATACCTTTTGATGCACCGGAATTCAATGAAGTTACTCCTATTTACCTACGCCGCAGCTCTGAAGTATTAGAAGAAATGCGTGAGGTGATTTCCGATTATATCGCATTAAACGGCAAAAATCCACAGCTTGATTTTGTATGCTTTGGGGCTTTACGTGATTGGAAAGCAAGAGCAGATTTCTCAAATGATTTCTTCTCAGTTGGTGGCTTTTCAAATAAAATTTATGATGGTTTGAGCAGTGCAGATGAAGCTATTTCCAAAATTGATTTTTCACTAAAGAGAATCATTGTGGTATGTTCAACTGATGACAAATATGCTGAATTTTTGACTGAATTCGCCCAAAAAGTTAAGTCTGCAAATTCAGAAAATTTTGTCATTCTTGCGGGTTATCCAAAAGATATGATTGATACATACAAAGCAGCAGGTGTGGATATGTTCATTCACGTAAAAGCAAATATTATTGAGTGTTTACGTGAAATTTATGAAGTTTCGGGATTGACAAAATAA
- the scpA gene encoding methylmalonyl-CoA mutase: MKNPDFNKVNFDEIIKSNKSEWSEKFQQQTKKMPDEILVHSMENINIAPLYTKEDTANLEHTNFTAGIAPFLRGPYPTMYVSRPWTIRQYAGFSTAEESNAFYRRNLAAGQQGVSVAFDLATHRGYDSDHERVVGDVGKAGVAIDSILDMKVLFDNIPLDKISVSMTMNGAVLPVLAFYIVTALEQGATLEQLSGTIQNDILKEYMVRNTYIYPPEPSMRIIADIFEFTSRNMPKFNSISISGYHMQEAGATADIEMGYTLADGLEYVRTGIKAGIDIDKFAPRLSFFWAIGMNYFMEVAKMRAARLLWAKIIKQFNPKDTKSMALRTHSQTSGWSLTEQDPFNNVVRTCMEAMGAVLGHTQSLHTNALDEAIALPTDFSARIARNTQIYLQDETMITKVIDPWGGSYYVEKLTKELVEKGWAHIQEIEGLGGMAKAIESGIPKMRIEEAAARRQARIDSGAESIIGVNRYRLEHEDPIEILEVDNTAVRIQQIKRLEKLRAERNEEDVQAALQAITKATETGEGNLLDLSIKAAQVRASLGEISYAIEKVTGRHNAMTRTISGVYSSEYAEKSAIEDVRKLTDEFEKVEGRRPRILVAKMGQDGHDRGAKVISTAFADMGFDVDVGPLFQTPKETAKQAVENDVHIIGVSSLAAGHKTLLPQLISELEQLDRPDILVCIGGVIPQQDYDFLYEAGAAEIFGPGTIIPEAAKKLMNDLFERIS, encoded by the coding sequence ATGAAAAATCCGGATTTTAATAAAGTAAATTTTGATGAAATTATAAAATCAAATAAATCTGAATGGTCAGAAAAATTTCAACAGCAGACTAAAAAAATGCCAGACGAAATCCTTGTCCACTCTATGGAAAATATAAACATTGCACCTCTTTACACAAAAGAAGATACAGCAAATCTTGAGCATACAAATTTCACGGCTGGAATTGCTCCTTTTTTAAGAGGTCCTTATCCGACAATGTATGTATCACGTCCATGGACGATCCGACAGTATGCGGGCTTTTCTACAGCCGAAGAAAGTAACGCTTTCTATCGCAGAAATCTTGCTGCCGGACAGCAGGGTGTTTCTGTCGCTTTCGATTTGGCAACTCACCGCGGTTACGATTCAGACCATGAGCGGGTAGTTGGTGATGTCGGCAAAGCCGGTGTTGCGATTGACTCCATTTTGGATATGAAGGTATTATTTGATAATATCCCTCTTGATAAAATTTCAGTTTCGATGACGATGAATGGTGCTGTACTGCCCGTACTTGCATTCTATATTGTAACTGCATTAGAGCAGGGTGCAACTCTTGAGCAGCTTTCCGGTACAATTCAGAATGATATTTTGAAAGAATATATGGTTCGTAATACCTATATTTATCCACCTGAACCATCAATGAGAATCATTGCTGATATTTTTGAATTTACATCACGCAATATGCCGAAATTTAACAGTATTTCAATTTCAGGTTATCACATGCAGGAAGCAGGTGCTACTGCGGATATTGAAATGGGTTATACGCTTGCTGACGGCTTGGAATATGTTCGAACCGGTATCAAAGCAGGTATTGATATTGATAAATTTGCACCGCGACTATCGTTCTTCTGGGCGATTGGTATGAACTATTTTATGGAAGTTGCCAAAATGCGTGCCGCAAGACTACTTTGGGCAAAAATTATCAAACAGTTCAATCCTAAAGATACTAAATCAATGGCATTAAGGACTCACAGTCAGACTTCCGGCTGGTCGCTTACTGAGCAAGACCCTTTCAATAATGTTGTTCGTACTTGTATGGAAGCAATGGGTGCAGTTCTTGGGCATACACAATCATTACATACAAACGCTCTTGATGAAGCAATTGCACTGCCAACTGATTTTTCTGCTCGTATTGCACGTAATACTCAGATATACCTGCAGGATGAAACAATGATTACTAAAGTCATTGACCCATGGGGTGGTTCATATTATGTTGAAAAACTGACAAAAGAATTAGTGGAAAAAGGTTGGGCGCATATTCAGGAAATTGAAGGGCTTGGAGGTATGGCTAAAGCAATCGAGTCCGGCATTCCAAAAATGAGGATTGAAGAAGCAGCGGCACGTCGTCAGGCAAGAATTGACTCAGGCGCTGAATCTATTATCGGTGTTAATCGTTATCGTCTGGAGCACGAAGACCCGATTGAAATTCTCGAAGTTGATAATACTGCTGTTCGTATCCAGCAAATTAAGAGATTGGAAAAATTGCGTGCAGAGCGAAATGAAGAGGATGTTCAAGCTGCTCTTCAAGCAATTACCAAAGCTACCGAAACCGGCGAAGGCAATCTGCTTGATTTATCAATTAAAGCCGCACAGGTTCGTGCTTCTTTGGGTGAAATTTCTTATGCAATTGAAAAAGTTACAGGAAGGCACAACGCTATGACACGAACAATTTCAGGAGTTTACAGCTCAGAATATGCTGAAAAATCAGCAATCGAAGATGTCAGAAAGCTGACTGATGAATTTGAAAAAGTAGAAGGCCGCCGCCCAAGAATTCTTGTTGCAAAAATGGGGCAGGACGGACACGACCGTGGTGCAAAAGTAATTTCCACTGCCTTTGCTGATATGGGATTCGACGTGGATGTTGGTCCGCTTTTCCAAACTCCAAAGGAAACTGCTAAACAGGCAGTTGAAAACGATGTTCATATAATAGGAGTTAGTTCTCTTGCTGCCGGTCATAAGACACTTCTGCCACAGCTAATCAGCGAACTTGAGCAGTTAGACCGCCCTGACATTTTAGTTTGTATAGGAGGCGTAATTCCACAGCAGGATTATGATTTCCTTTACGAAGCCGGTGCCGCAGAAATTTTTGGTCCCGGAACTATAATACCCGAAGCCGCAAAAAAACTTATGAACGATTTGTTCGAGCGGATAAGTTGA
- a CDS encoding DUF4199 domain-containing protein → MKNFKIEAKWAFIFIGSQLLWMLLEKLVGLHDKHIDKHQYLTMLYSIVAIAIYVFALLDKRKNYHSGAMTYKQGFVAGLIITVIVTIFSPLTQWIISSVITPDYFKNVIQYSVETGYHKSIADAEAQFNLKSYMIQSTIGALIMGIVTTAIVAIFTRRKNRN, encoded by the coding sequence ATGAAGAACTTTAAAATCGAAGCAAAGTGGGCATTTATTTTTATAGGCTCACAGTTGTTATGGATGCTTTTAGAAAAATTAGTTGGGCTTCACGACAAGCATATAGACAAACATCAATATCTGACAATGCTTTATTCCATTGTTGCGATTGCTATATACGTCTTTGCACTTTTGGATAAAAGGAAGAATTATCACAGTGGAGCAATGACTTATAAACAAGGCTTTGTAGCTGGATTAATTATCACGGTGATAGTGACAATATTCAGTCCGTTAACTCAATGGATAATTTCAAGTGTAATTACGCCCGATTATTTTAAGAATGTTATACAATATTCAGTTGAGACAGGGTACCACAAAAGCATTGCTGACGCAGAAGCCCAGTTTAATCTGAAAAGTTATATGATACAGAGTACCATAGGTGCTTTAATAATGGGTATTGTTACAACCGCAATAGTTGCAATTTTTACAAGAAGGAAAAATAGAAACTAA
- a CDS encoding dihydrofolate reductase family protein produces the protein MRKVISFMHITLDGFVSGPYGELNWAKVDQELFGYVGNRIKNGDTALYGRTTYQMMEGYWPTAGDKPNATKHDIEHSKWYNNVHKVVLSKTLQGTDKPNTTIISENIVEHINEIKKQKGEDILLFGSPTATHSLIQQNLIDGFWLFVNPIILGQGVSLYKAINDRINLKLLPTTRQFSNGVTELNYEVERQ, from the coding sequence ATGAGAAAAGTAATTTCATTTATGCACATAACTCTTGACGGTTTTGTTTCAGGACCTTATGGAGAACTCAATTGGGCAAAAGTTGACCAAGAACTATTTGGCTATGTTGGAAATCGAATTAAAAATGGTGACACAGCTCTTTATGGGCGAACAACTTACCAAATGATGGAAGGTTATTGGCCAACCGCAGGTGACAAACCAAATGCAACCAAACACGACATTGAACATTCAAAATGGTATAATAACGTTCACAAAGTAGTTCTGTCAAAAACCCTGCAAGGCACTGACAAGCCAAACACGACAATCATAAGTGAAAACATTGTTGAACATATAAATGAAATCAAAAAACAGAAAGGTGAAGACATTTTACTTTTTGGTAGTCCGACAGCAACTCATTCGCTTATTCAACAAAATTTAATAGACGGCTTTTGGTTGTTTGTAAACCCTATCATTCTTGGACAGGGTGTTTCATTATACAAAGCCATCAATGACCGAATCAACTTAAAGCTTTTGCCAACTACTCGACAATTTAGCAACGGAGTAACTGAATTGAATTATGAAGTTGAAAGACAATAA
- a CDS encoding DNA-3-methyladenine glycosylase I: MQRCKWCLGSEIETAYHDTEWGVPLHNDSKLFEFILLDSFQAGLSWKTILNKRDNFRLAFDDFNAEIIATYGEDKVTELLHNAGIVRNKLKINAAISNAECFLKIQSEFGTFDKFIWKFTDGKPLINSWQTHSQIPVSTKKSDAMSKELKNHGFKFVGTTICYAFMQAAGMVNDHTTDCFRYTELI, encoded by the coding sequence ATGCAACGATGTAAATGGTGCTTAGGCAGTGAGATTGAAACGGCTTACCACGATACAGAATGGGGTGTGCCACTTCATAATGACAGTAAGCTTTTTGAATTCATTTTACTTGATAGTTTTCAGGCAGGACTTAGCTGGAAAACAATTCTAAATAAAAGAGATAATTTCCGACTGGCTTTTGATGATTTCAATGCAGAAATTATCGCCACTTATGGAGAGGATAAAGTTACAGAGCTGCTTCATAATGCAGGTATAGTAAGAAACAAATTGAAAATTAATGCAGCTATATCAAACGCAGAATGCTTCTTAAAAATTCAATCCGAGTTTGGTACATTCGATAAATTTATCTGGAAATTTACAGATGGAAAGCCGCTGATTAACAGCTGGCAAACACATAGTCAAATACCCGTAAGTACCAAAAAATCTGATGCGATGAGTAAAGAATTAAAGAATCATGGATTTAAATTTGTCGGTACTACAATTTGTTATGCTTTCATGCAAGCTGCCGGAATGGTAAACGACCACACAACTGATTGCTTCAGATATACAGAATTAATTTGA
- a CDS encoding PIN domain-containing protein — MKTNIVIDTNVIVSAIKSRNGASFKLMEFLGNTEEFQIAVTVPLFFEYEYALVKVGINRSKIDDYLGWICLSSKKQKVNFLWRPFLKDVKDDCVLEAALNCSSKFIISYNKNDFNNVNQLGIVVIDPKEFLKQIGVIK; from the coding sequence ATGAAAACAAACATTGTAATAGATACTAATGTAATTGTAAGTGCAATTAAGTCAAGAAATGGGGCTTCATTCAAACTTATGGAATTTCTCGGGAATACAGAAGAATTTCAAATTGCTGTTACAGTTCCGTTGTTTTTTGAATATGAATATGCTTTAGTTAAAGTAGGTATTAATAGGTCAAAAATTGATGATTATCTTGGATGGATTTGCTTGTCTTCAAAGAAGCAGAAAGTTAATTTTTTATGGAGACCATTTCTAAAAGATGTGAAAGATGATTGTGTATTGGAAGCTGCATTAAATTGTAGTAGTAAGTTTATTATCAGTTACAATAAGAATGATTTTAATAACGTTAATCAATTAGGAATTGTAGTAATTGATCCTAAAGAGTTTCTTAAACAAATCGGAGTTATAAAATGA
- a CDS encoding VOC family protein, with product MRQEMAICLWYDEQAEEAANFYTSIFKDSEIIKVSRFGKEGFEIHGKEEGTAMTVDFKLNGMNFLALNGGPKFKFNEAVSVVIYCDTQDEIDHYWTKLTENGEEGPCGWLKDKYGVSWQITPSVLPKYLTDQNLEKRNRVERCAFGMKKFDIETLNKAYEGK from the coding sequence ATGAGACAAGAAATGGCAATTTGCCTATGGTATGACGAGCAAGCTGAAGAAGCAGCAAACTTTTATACTTCAATTTTTAAAGACTCCGAAATTATCAAGGTAAGTCGGTTTGGAAAAGAAGGATTTGAAATTCACGGAAAGGAAGAAGGAACAGCAATGACTGTTGACTTCAAATTGAACGGAATGAATTTTTTAGCCTTAAATGGCGGACCGAAATTCAAATTTAATGAAGCAGTTTCTGTCGTAATTTACTGCGACACTCAAGATGAAATTGACCATTATTGGACAAAGCTGACTGAAAACGGAGAAGAAGGCCCTTGTGGTTGGTTGAAAGATAAATATGGAGTTTCTTGGCAAATTACACCGAGTGTCCTGCCTAAGTATCTAACCGACCAGAATTTGGAAAAAAGAAATCGAGTTGAACGGTGTGCTTTTGGAATGAAAAAATTTGACATTGAAACGCTTAACAAGGCATACGAAGGAAAATAA